One window of Papaver somniferum cultivar HN1 chromosome 9, ASM357369v1, whole genome shotgun sequence genomic DNA carries:
- the LOC113309512 gene encoding uncharacterized protein LOC113309512 isoform X1 → MRSCSGYESVSGIRNPGYALRSSSSTGLVIRNPGLSGFYGHGLSFGFVRFPSLSRAPRKLVITNSGVEDAILRATESMVDNLMDRSSELIPKPVKRIARIISSKKTNVLEILLFFLIFYPRSAFYLVKKLLPSSTLMKQFALEVGKEIGKQVIEQSVGVLFGAAAVYYWKSGESASYIDVGGKAKSVDHKFDQKFDVEIDQASLMVTKFKELVEGFEKNVDLKFVDGQTSVYLDSFSSDFLYAKIHVSFVMGCENKAFCNISSIVRMEILKATRGSILQ, encoded by the exons ATGAGGAGTTGTTCTGGATATGAATCTGTATCAGGGATCCGCAATCCAG GTTATGCACTGAGGAGTTCTAGTTCTACTGGATTAGTGATTCGTAACCCAGGATTATCAG gtttttatggcCATGGATTGTCATTCGGATTTGTTAGATTCCCTTCTCTTTCTAGAGCTCCTCGAAAGCTTGTGATCACAAACTCTGGTGTGGAAGATGCTATTCTACGAGCTACTGAATCAATGGTCGACAATCTAATGGATAGGAGTTCGGAACTCATCCCAAAACCAGTCAAAAGAATTGCTCGTATCATCTCATCCAAGAAGACTAATGTGTTGGAAATATTGCTTTTCTTTCTAATATTCTATCCAAGGTCTGCATTCTACTTGGTGAAGAAACTTCTTCCTTCATCTACACTCATGAAACAGTTTGCTCTAGAGGTCGGAAAAGAGATTGGTAAGCAGGTCATAGAGCAGTCTGTGGGTGTTCTGTTTGGAGCTGCAGCTGTATATTATTGGAAATCGGGTGAATCTGCTTCTTACATTGATGTTGGAGGGAAGGCCAAGTCAGTTGATCACAAGTTTGACCAAAAGTTTGATGTTGAAATTGATCAAGCTTCTTTGATGGTGACAAAATTTAAGGAGCTGGTTGAAGGTTTTGAAAAGAATGTAGATCTGAAGTTCGTTGATGGGCAGACAAGCGTCTATTTGGATAGCTTCAGTTCTGATTTTCTGTATGCTAAG ATTCATGTCTCCTTCGTGATGGGTTGTGAGAATAAAGCCTTTTGCAATATCAGT TCGATTGTTCGTATGGAGATCTTAAAGGCTACAAGGGGTTCCATTTTGCAGTGA
- the LOC113309512 gene encoding uncharacterized protein LOC113309512 isoform X2, giving the protein MVNLGNSFAMRSCSGYESVSGIRNPGYALRSSSSTGLVIRNPGLSGFYGHGLSFGFVRFPSLSRAPRKLVITNSGVEDAILRATESMVDNLMDRSSELIPKPVKRIARIISSKKTNVLEILLFFLIFYPRSAFYLVKKLLPSSTLMKQFALEVGKEIGKQVIEQSVGVLFGAAAVYYWKSGESASYIDVGGKAKSVDHKFDQKFDVEIDQASLMVTKFKELVEGFEKNVDLKFVDGQTSVYLDSFSSDFLYAKIHVSFVMGCENKAFCNISSIVRMEILKATRGSILQ; this is encoded by the exons ATGGTTAATTTAGGAAACTCGTTTGCTATGAGGAGTTGTTCTGGATATGAATCTGTATCAGGGATCCGCAATCCAG GTTATGCACTGAGGAGTTCTAGTTCTACTGGATTAGTGATTCGTAACCCAGGATTATCAG gtttttatggcCATGGATTGTCATTCGGATTTGTTAGATTCCCTTCTCTTTCTAGAGCTCCTCGAAAGCTTGTGATCACAAACTCTGGTGTGGAAGATGCTATTCTACGAGCTACTGAATCAATGGTCGACAATCTAATGGATAGGAGTTCGGAACTCATCCCAAAACCAGTCAAAAGAATTGCTCGTATCATCTCATCCAAGAAGACTAATGTGTTGGAAATATTGCTTTTCTTTCTAATATTCTATCCAAGGTCTGCATTCTACTTGGTGAAGAAACTTCTTCCTTCATCTACACTCATGAAACAGTTTGCTCTAGAGGTCGGAAAAGAGATTGGTAAGCAGGTCATAGAGCAGTCTGTGGGTGTTCTGTTTGGAGCTGCAGCTGTATATTATTGGAAATCGGGTGAATCTGCTTCTTACATTGATGTTGGAGGGAAGGCCAAGTCAGTTGATCACAAGTTTGACCAAAAGTTTGATGTTGAAATTGATCAAGCTTCTTTGATGGTGACAAAATTTAAGGAGCTGGTTGAAGGTTTTGAAAAGAATGTAGATCTGAAGTTCGTTGATGGGCAGACAAGCGTCTATTTGGATAGCTTCAGTTCTGATTTTCTGTATGCTAAG ATTCATGTCTCCTTCGTGATGGGTTGTGAGAATAAAGCCTTTTGCAATATCAGT TCGATTGTTCGTATGGAGATCTTAAAGGCTACAAGGGGTTCCATTTTGCAGTGA